A segment of the Candidatus Lokiarchaeota archaeon genome:
TATCCGCTCCAAGATTGCCATAGAACGTCCCAGCCTTCCAGCACCAAGAACACCAATTTTTCGCATTGAGTGGATGATTTCCTTTGCGGAAGACTCGCTTCGTGGATCGATGTGTTCCACCTTATCCATTCGGTTCACCAATTGGAACAGCATATTTCAGGGTGATAAGGGTATTGAAGAAAAAGTAACGCGAGTCCAGATTCATTCCGGGAGGGCATTTATCTGGACACGCGTATCTGCACGAAGCATATGATGTGATGAAAGATACAGGATTCAGTCTTTTGCCATGAATGTTTCTTCTTAATCGAACTCCTGTGTTGGGGAGAGGGATAACTGAAAGTATTGAGTGCACCACTCAACAAGTTTAAGCGTAGTTGAAGCTCACCTTTCATTATGCAAATAACGATACCCGCGGAGCTGCTCACATATTTGATTATAGGAGCCGCCTTGCTCATCCAATTCATGTGGATGTGGCTAATCAGAAAAGGGCGTGATTTCTACCTTCGAGATATTGCCCATTTGAGAAAGCCTTCTGGAACACTATCAAAATACTATCATTGGCGTATCTCAAAGATACGGAATGCGGTGGGAGAAGGAGTGGCATTCGAATTGATTCTCATAGCGGGGATACTGGGGATTTCCTATTTGATTTCGTCAATATCTGCCCTCCTTCAAACATTGCCAATAGTATTGATGGTGACAGTATTGTCTCTCATTAGCATCATTCAAGGAGTCAGACGAGTAAGAAGACTCACTCAAGAAGAACAGAAGGTACTTGGCAGGTTGGAAAAGGCTGAATACAAGGTTGAGGAAGTGCGAGACATCGTTGATAATTTGGCACAGGCCGGCAAAGAAGGCAGTGGCGAAACTTGGTTTGTGCTATTTAAGCTTGCAACCAAGCAGACCCCAATAGGCGTATCTATCAGAGAAGTATTACAGGAAAGAGCTAAACAACTGTCCAAGAAAGCGAAAAAAGCACAGCTTGACTTGCCATTGAAAGAGGAATCTGAGGGGGATAAAGGTCCAGCCATTGAATTTGAATAAAATCTTATTCAGCAAGTCTTATATGAAATATATAGAGCGTGAACGAGAACGCCCCAAAAGGAGAAACAAACACAATGTCCAACAATGAAATGCTAAAGGGTCGAAAAGGCGTTGTAACTAGCTACAGAAGAGGCAAACATAAGCAGCATACAAACCAAGTTCTTCTAAAGTTTCAGGAAATAGATTCTAGATCTACAGCTTCGGCTCTTATTGGCCGCGGAGTAAAATGGACGTCCCCGAAGGGAAAGGAAATCCAAGGAAAAATCGTGGGCGTTCATGGAAACAATGGTGTTGTCCGCGCAAGTTTCAGGAGGAACCTCCCCGGGCAAGCAATAGGAACTGGCGTTCAACTGAAATAGTCATATCCGTATGTTTTTGATTGATGGATGACTACTGAGTATTGGCTCCGATGACGATAATGGCTAGCTGAGGGTGTTCAACCCAATGAAGTTTCATAGTTAAGCCGAGGAGTCACTATCATGTTTGAATGTCCCAAGTGTACCGACTACTTCTTGCCCATAGCTAGACAGCATGACAAATGGAGTGAGTTCACGTGATAGAAGTGGTTTTGTTCTTACTAGCTTATTTCGGGGCAGGTTTCACTCTGAAAATGGGTGATGATTTTTTGGATGATTATGGACAACCAAGCTACGCGTGGTTGCCATTTGCTGTATCTGGTGCATTGTTCGGGTTTCTGATGGCAGAATCCCAATGGGACTTGCTGTTGTTTTCATCGATTGTAATTGGGGTTTTGGTATCCGGGAAAGTGAATAAACCCCAATTTAGTATTGGATTCATCATGATTGGAATCATGTTGTTAATACGAGGTTTTCCAATCATTACTTCTCTAACCGAGTGGTTGCTAGTTCTTGTAATCCTCTTGATAGCATCCGTTGTTGACGAACGAGGAAATGATTGGGCGGACAGACAACAGACCATTTTTGCATCCAATTTTTTCAAATACCGATTCACTTTGAAGATTTCAGTTCTGTTTCTAAGCGTATTTTGGCCAGGATTCTGGAAAACTGCGGTGGGTTTGTGGTTATTTGATATGGGATACGAAATTGCCGGCATGGTGGATAGAAAACGCGTTCAAGACAACCATTGATATGCGAGGGTACAACAGACATCTAAGAAGACTGGATGTAGTCCTTTTTCCTTGGCAAAATCTACGCCCTCTTGGCTTGGCAAAGCAATTCCATTAACACCCGCCTGAATTGCCAATTTATCAGTTTGTATCTTATGGTCTCCAAGGGGTCTCGCACAACCTAGCAAGAGGGGAATTTGTTCTAAACCAAGTCTTGCGATAGTGAGTATTTTTCCGACAACTTCTGGAGCTGGGGGCGTAACCTCTTCCATGGGGGTATTCCGGACAGGGCTGAGGACAATTATCACAAGAGCTGCGGGTGAGAAGCCTGCAATCATGTCCAGCGCCTCAAGTTCACCCCCAAGTTTGCCATAATTCAAACCAACCAGAATATGAGGAGCAGTAGGAATCTTAAAGTTGTTTAACATTCGCAATGATTCAATCATTTTCTCTGGTGCATTATCAATGTGATAGACCTGCTCTGCTACATCTGAGGATCCGATGATATCAAGCATAACAGCATCAACATCCGCTTTCTTCAGCATAAGAGCTGTATCCTCGGTCACAAGACCTGTATGAACCACGACTTTCAGTCCTAATTCCTTCTTTGCATAGGCAATTGCCTCACCGAATTGATTAATGGGTACATGTCCAGAGGGATCTGAGCCCCCACTAATCAGCGCTCCCTCGCCGCCCCGTTCACTAATCTTCTTGCATTCAGACATCAGTTCCTCAGGAGTCACAGTAGGTTTCATACCGTTGAGCAATCGACCCTTACAATGTTCACACATTAGTGAACATGATAAGCCGGTTACACTAAGTGAGGGATAATTAAACCGATTTGATTGTTCGTGACTATCTATCTTGTAAGGATAAGCAGTAGGACTATAGCAGAGAAGGTCATTGCCAAAGCGACTCAGTCGTGATTCAAAAGCTTCTTCCATAAGTGGCATAGTGTATTCAAATGGGGATTCAAGAATCTCTTGTCCTTCCTCTAATATCCTAAAGGTCAAGTTGGTAGCCAAATATCTCTATGTGATGCGGACTATTAGCATTTTGATGTCGGACCGAAATGCCACACACAAAGTTACAAGTATAGCTTCTTCATGGGGGAACAAGAGCCTCATGACAGTATCTAAGACTGGGTGATTGATGTGGCAAACAACAATACTGATGAAATTGATGTCTTCTTCAACGCTAGAAGTGTTGCAATTTATGGCGCTTCTCAGTCACCAAATAGCGTTGGACAGGCAATAGTCCAGAATTTCATAAAACCGCAGTATACTGGAAAAGTGTACGCTGTTAATCCGAAGTATGATCAAGTACTCGGTGTTCCTTGCTTTCCCAACCTACAAGAGATACCAGGCCCTGTCGATCTCGTTGTAGTAGCTGTACCCGCCCGAATAGCACCACGTGTTTTCGAAGATATTGGTAAGAAGGGATCAAAAGCTGCAATCGTAATTTCAGGCGGTTTCTCTGAGACTGGGGAGAAGGGGGCACAGTTAGAAAACGAGATTGTCGATATCGCACAGAAGTATGGGATTCGCATAATCGGGCCCAATTGTGTTGGTGTTATTGACACGCAAACAAATGTCGATACATTCTTCTTACCAGAATACCGGTGCGGTAGGCCAAAACCAAGTAACGTCGCCAATATTTCGCTTGTCTCCCAGTCAGGCGCATTCGCAGCTGCAATTGCAGACTGGACATCAGAACTAGGACTAGGGATTAGCAAGATTATCAGTTTGGGGAACAAATGCGATGTCGATGATGACGATCTCCTTTCCTACCTCGCTGAGGATGATTCAACACAGGTCATCTGTTACTACACCGAAGGCTATGATAAAATGGGAGGGCGTTCCTTCTACAGACATGCAAAAGAGATTACTCATCACAAGCCAGTAATCGTTTGTAAGTCAGGTAGAGGTGAAAGAGCCAAACGTGCCGCCAGCTCCCACACTGGTTCAATTGCAGGATCAGATAACATTGCAGATGCGGCGTATAAGCAATCCGGTATTATCCGCGCAGACAACTTCGAGTACATGTTTGATATGGCAAAAGGATTGGCAATGCAACCAGCCGCTAAAGGTGATCGGGTCCTCATAGTAACTAACGGCGGAGGCCTGGGCGTAATGACCACAGATGCTCTTGAGGCAATTGGATTGGCTATTCCACCACCATCCCCAGAATTGCATGAGAAATTGAACGAAAGGCTACCCGGCTACTGTGCCATAGGTAACCCAATTGATGTTGTAGGGGATTCGGATTCTAGCCGGTATGATATCGCATTTGAGGAGGCCATCAGTAGCGGCGAGTATGATATCATTGTTGTAGGGATGTTGCTACAAACACCGAGTCTCGGCATGGATATCACCAACGTAATAGCAAATCACCAACGCCAATCAGAATTCCCGTTTGTTGTAGTGTCAATGGGCGGGGCTTTTACGACGAAAGCAGGCGAGGTAATGGAATTAATGGGTTGCCCCACATATGCCACAGGAGAAAAAGCAGCACTGGCAGCTAAGGCACTTGCCGAGTTTGGAGAAGTCAAATTCGGCGATGAATTCAATAAGACTGTAGATGCCTGAGAAACCATAAATATGAGTGACAAATGTTCATGATAAAGACAGAGGTCTGATAGATTGAAGATTGCAAAGGAGATATTCGAAACCGCGCGCGAAGAAGGAAGGACCTTCGTTTTGGAACACGAAGCCAAGAGAATCATGCAGGAGTATGATCTTCCAATACCTGAATTCAGTACGGCTGCAACAGCTGAGGAAGCTGTCAAGGAAAGCAAAAAGATAGGATATCCAGTAGTTTTGAAGATTCTATCAAAAGATGTACTCCATAAATCCGATGCGGGCGGAGTCAAAGTCAATTTGAATAGTGATGATGAGGTCAAAGAGGCCTTCCAAGAAATCATGGAGAATGCCAAGAAATATGGGAAAGAGCAAGACCACGAGGTGGATCTCAGCAGGGGCGTATTCATTTCAGACTTCGCAGAAGAAGGAACTGAAGTGATTGTAGGGGTTACAGAAGATCCCCAGTTTGGGCATGCACTGATGTTTGGCCTTGGGGGCATATTCGTAGAAGTCCTCAAGGACGTGACCTTCCGATTGATTCCGCTAACAGAAGTAGATGCACGCGAAATGGTCAAGGAGATAAAGGCCTCCAAGATTCTTGAAGGAGTTAGGGGTGAGCCTCCAAGGGATGTTGATGCCCTAGTTGAGATAATCATGGCAGTCTCTAAAATGGTAGAAGAGAATCCAGAGATATCGGAACTGGACTGCAACCCCACATTTGTGTACGCTGAAGGGAAAGGGGCCACGGTCGTGGATGCCCGGATTCTGATAGAGGAAGAACAGAACTAATAGATTTACTTACTCAGAAGCTCATAAACTGCTATCAGACCACGCTTCAAATCCGAGTGCGAGAAGGTATCTGCATTCTCGGGTACTGAACCGATTGAGAGTAGAAGAACAAGTGACAGTAAACGGGGAACAAGGGCTGTGTGCTCAAGCAGAAACTCCCTGTTCCCAGTTGCATCGACAATGAGACCCTCCAATCTACGACTCAGCAAGCTCAAATGATGACCAAGTGTTTCTGAGAAGGTGATTTCTCTAAACAGTTTCCTAAAACGAGAAGTGTTGTCCAACAACTCTGGTGGCATTCCGGCTTGTTGAAGAAGAGTCATTGCGTTGACAATGGCCGCTTCGTACTCATTTGGCCCAACTACAGGACGGGCATGCTTGGCATTATCGAGCTGTACAAGAAAACGTAAAGAATTGGTCAAGATGTTCCTTGAGATACTTGGTAGAGTGGAGGACACCTTGGTGAGCAGTTGACTATGCTCATCTTCGAACTTCGCCGCTTGGGAAGACTCCAGACTATTTTCAAATTCGCTGGATATTCTGACTTCAACAATTCTGGGTAATTGTTCGTGAGTTCCAATCCTTCGTACCGCAGTCAATGCGAGAAATTCCTCTCGAGAAACATAGAATAGGAGAATCCGAACCAAATCATATGCAATTTCGAAATCCTCCTCATTGATTCTTGATTTTCCTTTACTCCGAGCCAAAGCTGCACAGAGGATAGCCCACGAGCTGATAGCCCCGTCACAGATGCTCTTGCGCTGCTTCTGTTCGAAATCATGTTGTTTGAGAAAACGGGAAAGGCGTTCAGCAGCCCCATCAATTCTTCCTAGCGCGCTACTTCCCAGTTTTACCTCACTCAACGATTGTAGGAAATCACGAGGGTCACGAGATGGAGGGCGGATAATGAAGCTTGGAGCCGACCTACTCATGCGCCACCATTTACTTGTCGAAAGAAAGTAATCAAGAACATCGACAGACAGGGTTACATCAGAGGGGGTAGAGGTATCTCTTGAGTCAAGGTAGGTTACGAGTTGAGAGAAGAGGGAAAGAAATCGAGACAGGTGAGTGGGTAGATTTTTACCTGCAAATTGATATTCAGAAAATCTTTCAACAAGAGATTTAATTCTATTCAAAGCTCCTGTTGAAAGCTCACATTTCGCTAAGCCGTGATATACATCTATTGGCTTTCGTGCCAAAGTTCGATATCTCCACTTGTCTCTGTTGTAGAGAGAAGAAATCATCCTGTGAATATAAAAGACTGTGTCATTGAGCTAACTAAAGAGGTCAGCGGCCATAGCGTCTGGAACGCTGTTCGTAAGCTCGTAGAGCACGCCATATATCTATACGCCGCACTGCCGGCCAGTATATTTGAGCAAAGTACAGCTCTGAGTAGGCAGATTGCCAAAGCAGGAAACCAGACAAACGCTCTTCTCCAGAGGTTCGTATTATCAAATCCGGATCCTTTATGCCATTGGTGTAAAGGTGGTTTTCAACAATGTTTTCATCAATTTCCTCAGGTGAGAGTTCCCCCGATTTAATCTCCCGACCAATTTTCTTCACTGCGTCAACGAGTTCAGCTCTACCAGAATAACCTATAGCAACATTGAGAATGTGCTTATCATACTCTTTCGTTTCCTCTTCTGCCATTTGTATAGCTTCAGCAACTTCGTCGGGTAATAAATCGACTCTGCCAATCGCCCGAATTCGAACTTGGTGTTTGTGGATATCAGGATTTCCAACTACCTCGGAGAATTTCTCACGAGCTATCTTCATGATTTCGCTGACTTCTCGTTCGGCTCTTTTGAAATTCTCGAGTGAGAAGGCATATATTGTACATATTTTGACGCCAGATTCCCAGAGGATTTTGAGCACTTCCATGACTTTCTGTGCGCCTTTTCGATGGCCATACCATGGTGTATCGAGGCCATGTTCTCTGGCATATCTTCTATTTCCATCAAGAATCATACCAACATGCTCTGGAGCATTCTCCGTATCCAGCTGGCGATTCAGCCACCACTCATACAGTCGGTAAACTGGTCCGGCGATATTCATGCTCAGCACATATCCTCGTGAATCAAGCCTGAACTAGACGTTAAAAGATTTAATGATGTAGGACCGCTTCTATCAAATCATGGTTGCGACTTTTTCTGCCGCTCGTTTCATGTCCAAGAAAACCAAACCCAATTTTGCATCGGCAGTAGTGGATACAGTAAGGCAGGCATTCATGCCAGCTTGAATTACAAGAAGCCAACCGTCATTACCCTTGATATTTACCTGCTCCAAATCCCCCTTTCCTAGCTCAATGGCAGCTTTCTCTCCCAAAGTCAACATTGCGGCCGTCATCGCAGCTACCTTTGCCTCATCAACATTTGTGGGCAGGGCTGAAACGATAGGCAATCCTTCGACACTAACTATCGCACATGCCTGTATTTCAGGAATACTACCTTGTAACTCGTTTAGTACGCTTTCCAGCGTTTCACCGCGCGATTCCGCCATCTGTTTTTTCACCTTTACTTGTACATTCGCTTGAGTATTACCTCTCGTGCTATAGCTTGGAACGCCCTCTTAACTCCAACGCCCTGTATAGCAATAGTTTCATACACGGGTATATTCCCGCCTAATCCTAAAACATCGAGCATCTCGTCTCGTGACATCCTGTTTGGAAGATCTCTCTTGTTGAGCATGATTACTATGGGGACCTCACGCTGTAAAGCATCGCCCATAAACATCTTCAGCTCTTCAAAGCTCTCCGCGTTCTCATCTCTCTGATCTGGAGATGAATCAGCAACGAAGAGGATGCCATCGGTACCTTGGAGGACGACCTTTCTCTGATGCCGATGTCGCTTTTGGCCAGCCACTGTAAATACGTCAAACAGAACCCGGCCGCCTGCACTCATGGGTACATAGTCGAAGAAGAGTGTTCGGTTTGTCTCATCTTCAATAGATGTGAAATCACCCTTTTGTAGTCCTTCAACTTTACCGTACAACCATCGTAGTGCTGTGGTCTTTCCACCTAGGCTTGGGCCATAGAATACGATTTTCAGATGAATGCGACCTTTATCGTCCTTCCGCATAGCAAACCACCTTTGTATTTTCTACAGTTCCGTAACTGCCAAATGGAGACATGTGAGGGCCCAAGTCTGGGCCATATGGCAGGGAATATGTAGGGGTAATAATCGTCACGTCCTTTAGTGAAAGGAAGATTCCTAGGTTGTATCCCCTGGTACGGGGTCGGCTGCCGTAAGAGGTTGCCCTCATAAAAGGCTTTGTGGCACACATCTCAAGGTCCTTGCCAATAATGGGAGATCCCCTAGACCTTCTCGAGCTCTTCCAAAGCCTGTTTGAGTCCTTCCTCGTCAAGCTCTTTACTCTTAGCAGGAGTTGATGTCTCGACTGCCAAGAACTTGTCGAGCTCGTCAGCCAATTCCTTGCCTTGCTTTTTCATGACAAGACGAATGAGTCCAATGTTTACCTCAGCTCCAGAAACGACGCTAAGAACACCTTTCCCACAAGCCGATGCGAAGATTTTCCCATCGGAGAACTCAGAGGTGACTATTTCCAAATCACCGATCTGAAGATTCTTACCTTGTTCTTCACTTGCACAGAAAACCGCGCTAGCAATAGCACCAATCGAATCGGTATCAACAGGGAAAGGGGCCAACTTTGATACGTTGGCAATGGTAAGGCCGGTCTTATCAGTCAAGATAACGCGTTTAATCCCCTTATCCTGCCTAATAATCTCAGTCAAGATTTTGTCGAATTGTTTTGGGTCGCTCATAATCATTACCCTCTCAATCTTTATTTCTTAAGGACTATCAGAATCAAGCCCTCTTTCTCATCAGGCGCGATATTAATCTGACCTTTAGATGTGTCAAGTGTGAGGAACGACAGCGAGCCCTCTTTGAGCTCTCGTACTGCGTCCAAAGCTTTGCCAACAAGAGAAGTCACAATTGCTGCGATATTCTCTGTTGTTTGAGCGTCTAGGTCGCTGCTCAGGGGTAGTCCTTCCATGCTTGTTACGATTACGCCGCGAACCCCTTCCTGAGCTTTGAGCTTGGAAAGGATTGATTGTAGTTTTTCTTGGCTTATCAACTTCTGGAATCCCCGCTGATGGCAATCATGCTCTTGGCATTTTGAAGCACACTTTTGCCTATTTTAGACTTGTGGCAATGTGCTATCTGAAATATGTCCTAATTGCGCAAAATATACCATCATTGGTTAAAAGATGGCCAGATTTAGCATATCGGAACAAGATTTCAGGCGTAGTGAGTTGTTACTCTTCGTCCTCATCGTCATCTTTCAGTAGCGCCCGAGAATTTCGCCTCATCTGTGCAAAGCTCTTTGTTGATGCTAAATCGGCAGCTGCTGATGGCCCCGCGCGAGGTGCTTTTTTCATCATCTCTTGGGTCTGCTGAAGTTCTTCCTCTTCAGAAGCCAGAGCTTCATCTACCCGCCTTATGTTGTTTTCAATCGATGAGGGTGCTTGTTTCGCGCGGCTTGTCATAGCTTTCCTGAAGGATGCTATTCTCTTTGCGCCTTCGCTGTGTTTTCCACGGAAAGCTTCTTCACCAGCCTTCTGGGTGGTGAATGTAGCAGCAAGCTTCGGATCAAAACTTGCCATGATTTCATCCTCGTCTTTTGTGACATTCAAACGGGTCGTTACAGAACGAATACGCCTTGCTCCACTCTTATCGAGGTACTCCACCTGTAGCTGTACAGGAATGCTATCAGTATCGAGTTCCTCTTCTGGTTCCATTTCAAAGTAGAGTTCGTGATTTTCTCCTACAACGCCCACTTTTCCGGACTTCTTTGATTTCATTTCATCAATCACTGCACGTGACATACCTGATGCATCCTTGACACGTAC
Coding sequences within it:
- a CDS encoding 50S ribosomal protein L35ae yields the protein MLKGRKGVVTSYRRGKHKQHTNQVLLKFQEIDSRSTASALIGRGVKWTSPKGKEIQGKIVGVHGNNGVVRASFRRNLPGQAIGTGVQLK
- the uppS gene encoding di-trans,poly-cis-decaprenylcistransferase, translating into MNIAGPVYRLYEWWLNRQLDTENAPEHVGMILDGNRRYAREHGLDTPWYGHRKGAQKVMEVLKILWESGVKICTIYAFSLENFKRAEREVSEIMKIAREKFSEVVGNPDIHKHQVRIRAIGRVDLLPDEVAEAIQMAEEETKEYDKHILNVAIGYSGRAELVDAVKKIGREIKSGELSPEEIDENIVENHLYTNGIKDPDLIIRTSGEERLSGFLLWQSAYSELYFAQIYWPAVRRIDIWRALRAYEQRSRRYGR
- a CDS encoding radical SAM protein, which gives rise to MTFRILEEGQEILESPFEYTMPLMEEAFESRLSRFGNDLLCYSPTAYPYKIDSHEQSNRFNYPSLSVTGLSCSLMCEHCKGRLLNGMKPTVTPEELMSECKKISERGGEGALISGGSDPSGHVPINQFGEAIAYAKKELGLKVVVHTGLVTEDTALMLKKADVDAVMLDIIGSSDVAEQVYHIDNAPEKMIESLRMLNNFKIPTAPHILVGLNYGKLGGELEALDMIAGFSPAALVIIVLSPVRNTPMEEVTPPAPEVVGKILTIARLGLEQIPLLLGCARPLGDHKIQTDKLAIQAGVNGIALPSQEGVDFAKEKGLHPVFLDVCCTLAYQWLS
- a CDS encoding acetyl-CoA synthetase; translated protein: MKIAKEIFETAREEGRTFVLEHEAKRIMQEYDLPIPEFSTAATAEEAVKESKKIGYPVVLKILSKDVLHKSDAGGVKVNLNSDDEVKEAFQEIMENAKKYGKEQDHEVDLSRGVFISDFAEEGTEVIVGVTEDPQFGHALMFGLGGIFVEVLKDVTFRLIPLTEVDAREMVKEIKASKILEGVRGEPPRDVDALVEIIMAVSKMVEENPEISELDCNPTFVYAEGKGATVVDARILIEEEQN
- a CDS encoding gliding-motility protein MglA; this encodes MRKDDKGRIHLKIVFYGPSLGGKTTALRWLYGKVEGLQKGDFTSIEDETNRTLFFDYVPMSAGGRVLFDVFTVAGQKRHRHQRKVVLQGTDGILFVADSSPDQRDENAESFEELKMFMGDALQREVPIVIMLNKRDLPNRMSRDEMLDVLGLGGNIPVYETIAIQGVGVKRAFQAIAREVILKRMYK
- a CDS encoding CoA-binding protein, with the translated sequence MIDVANNNTDEIDVFFNARSVAIYGASQSPNSVGQAIVQNFIKPQYTGKVYAVNPKYDQVLGVPCFPNLQEIPGPVDLVVVAVPARIAPRVFEDIGKKGSKAAIVISGGFSETGEKGAQLENEIVDIAQKYGIRIIGPNCVGVIDTQTNVDTFFLPEYRCGRPKPSNVANISLVSQSGAFAAAIADWTSELGLGISKIISLGNKCDVDDDDLLSYLAEDDSTQVICYYTEGYDKMGGRSFYRHAKEITHHKPVIVCKSGRGERAKRAASSHTGSIAGSDNIADAAYKQSGIIRADNFEYMFDMAKGLAMQPAAKGDRVLIVTNGGGLGVMTTDALEAIGLAIPPPSPELHEKLNERLPGYCAIGNPIDVVGDSDSSRYDIAFEEAISSGEYDIIVVGMLLQTPSLGMDITNVIANHQRQSEFPFVVVSMGGAFTTKAGEVMELMGCPTYATGEKAALAAKALAEFGEVKFGDEFNKTVDA